From the genome of Bos indicus x Bos taurus breed Angus x Brahman F1 hybrid chromosome 19, Bos_hybrid_MaternalHap_v2.0, whole genome shotgun sequence:
AGTAATTTGTGTAATGGCTGCTCAAGGTCCCTAAGGCCGGGACCCTGTCTACTGTCCCTAGTTTTTTTATTGCCCTGCTTATAAAAAATCTTAATTAGTACTggccatataaataaaaatgttcaggTGGCTGGTTTAGGATCTTCACCCCAGTTCTCTCTTTTCCATACATTGGGAATAATTTATTCTGCGACTTAACAAAATAGAAGTGGAAAAAAGAGCTCGTAGACACAGAAGGCACTGAATCCTTTTATAAAACTGAGGGCACCTCAAAAGCAGAAATGTGTCCCCGTTGTCCCGTGAAGACTCCAGTTCCATCTTGTTGCTCTCTTTCCACTGTGGCCTGACAGCTTAGGAATCCTAATCTCTCTGATTTCTCCCTCCAGCGAATACCAGGGCCTGGTGAAACACACAGGAGGCTGCCACTGTGGGGCCGTGCGCTTTGAAGTTTGGGCCTCGGCTGACCTGCACATCTTCGACTGCAAGTGAGTGTCGTCTTTTCCTACATTGTTTCAGAGGACACAGCGCCTGAGGGCACTTCAGCATCGTCTGGGGAGTTGGGATCCAGGTGAAACCACCATGGCCGTGAGCAGGGAATTGGGGTCAGGTGATGGGAACATaaaggttcatgtactgttttttccttttatgtgtgttagatgttttctttaaaaatttaaaagatggcgGGAGGCTAAGAATAACAGCCTGCTGTGTGTGTGACACAGCTCAGTCCTGCAGCACAGCTTCAGGGGACATGGAGGGTTCCCTCGACTCGGGCCAGGCAGTTTCTCAGAGACGAGTGCCACCCGTGTGTGGGAGAGAGTGGTACCTTGAAGATGGTTGGGCTGGATGCTGGATGAAAGGCCTTGGGCAGAGTCTGCAGAACTCCACAGAATTGGGTGGGGTGAGGCAAGTGCATGCACACCTGGAAGCTTGCCATGCCCCAGGCTACCTGGCGCATCTGTCTAGGTGAGGCAAGTGGCGCTACCAGGGACAGCAGAGGGCCCGCTGTCAGCACCTGCCCACCTTGTGATAGGTCAGGCCCTCCAGGCTCGCCTTCTGACCTGTGGTTGGTGTGTAACTGACTGTTCAACAATAGCCAGTTCTTTCTGCCCCTTGGTGCCGTGGTGCCTGGGTTATATGTGAAGAATGAATAGATTCCATGGAATTCCTCCCGCGGGGACCTGACCCAGTACTAACAGATGGAAGAAGCAGCCCTATGGAATAAGCTGTTAGAGGACCCCGTGTGGAATTAGAGTTTCGTAAAAGGGGGACTAAAACAAGGGACTTAGGTTTACTTCTGAGGACCTGTGGGCCGTGGAGCTGGGCTTCCTCTGATGTGCAGAGGAGGTCAGGGGACCTAGGCTTCCTTGTCCGTTTCTGCGGGGGATGTGGATCCCGAGGCGGAGAGCAGAGATCTGCCTGATGCTAGATTTCTGTGAACCCACCCTTCCTGTCGCTCGTAAaccaggggtgggggcgggggtggggagcgggAACGTGGTTCTGCACGTCCTGGTTTTCTTAGGGTTGTGTGGCTTGCACTGCTGGCTGTGGACCTGCGGAGCAGAGGCCCCCAGGCGCCCAACCTGCCTGCCTGAGCCACCCTTCCTTGGAGGGCAGTGAGAGGGCCTTCACCTCCATGGTCAGCCGGCTCCTGGGACCGGGAAACCCAGAGGGCACATAGGGTTGTTCACTGTCCGGGGTCTGCTCGTGTCTTTCCGTAGCTGCAGCATCTGCAAGAAGAAGCAGAACAAACACTTCATTGTCCCTGCCTCTCGCTTCAAGCTTCTGAAGGTGAGTGTTTTGAGCGGGGCTGGGGGGCCCTGCCCTGGCTTACAGGGGGCCGGGAGCCTCCTGGGCCTCTCGGGGGCTTTACTTTCCCTGTCACCCAGGTTTCATGcttctctttaaaaagttatgttatttttctcctttatattttggatacatATTTGATCCATTATGTATAAACATGGaggatcaaaaaataaatttaagatcaCTCAGATCCTCTCAATCAAAGGTAACCATTATTGTGTTTTGGTGTGTGTCCTTGTGCATTATTTTGGACATGGATGAATACGTCTAAATATATGCGTTTTTCTCAGCACAGAATTTTACCTCATTTTCTGTATTATAACTGACTCTTACCATTtcccaatgaaaaataaatgattgaaaagattttttttttttttttgattgaaaagatttttaactttattctttGGGGGAATTTTTTGTGCTTGGTCCCAGCTTTGCAAGGTAAAGAGAGAAAGGCCTTCCTGCCACCGTCCCTTGGCCCCTGgcttcccctccaccccctccccggCCATAGCCACTTCCTACTTACACAATTATGGCTATATTTGTAGTGTTTTTTGTTATATGAATGTGCCACAAGTGATTTTCTACACTTGAACGTCTAGGTTGAGTGCAGTGCTATCTTGAACCTCCCTGTGCCTAAGTCTTTAATAATTTAGAAATTGTTTCTTTGGATCAGTTCTCATGGAAGTAAAATCTCTGGTCAAAGAGTACAGAAGCTTTGGCACTCTGCTCACGGGATGGGATGGAGCTGTGATTGGTCCTTGGGTCCCATTGCCTGCTGTGGTCTGATCAGTGTCTTTGCTTTGGGGTTGTGACCTGTGCGAAGGTctccttccctgggtcaggagggccTCCTGGAAGCACCTCTGGTCATGTCTGCGCTCGTGGCCCCAGGGCCTTGGCACTGAGTGGCCCCTCAGTGAGTGTCTGGAAGGAGAAGCTGAGATTTAATCCCAGGCACTTTGGGTCAGTTTGTCTGCTTTTCTTTGTCTGCCCTGGATCTTTCCCATGGGTGTCTTATGTGGGGAGGAGGGTGCCAGTGGGCAGCAGGCCTGCCCTTGTCTTTCCCACGAGACCCCCTCCCCTGGGTGCCAGCTAGAGACTGTGGCCCGACCCCTTGAGACAGGTGGTCCCCGAAGACACATGGGCGGCCAGGGGCCCTCGGTTTCAGAGTTGAGAGTTACCCACTTTGTCCCCTCCATGGGCCCGCCCGCCAGTCATTGCCCTGGTGTTTACTGCACTGTTCTCTGACCCAGCCTGTTGAAGGAGCAATTTTCTGTTTGTCCTTTAAAATTAAGTACAGAACTCATTCTTTGATTCAGCAGTGTTTATGGGCACCTcttgtgtgccaggctctgtcaCACTGAAACCCAGCAGTTTATGTGGCAGACGAGGCCCTTGTCCCCTCAGGGCTTATGTTTTACAAAGGGGAGACAGAGAAATAAGAGGCCTAGAAGTGCCATGTGGAGAGTTAAGCAGGGCAGTGTGGCAGAGGCCGACTGGTGGCGAGTCTCGGTGGGCTTGGGCAGACCCCTAGAGATGAGGCTGTTGGGGGCGCACACTCTGCATGTCCAAGGAGCTGCAGGTTGGCCTTTGTGACCAGAGGGTGGAGGCAGACCAGTGGGCAGGCTGGAAATGAGCATCCTTAGAATGGTAGGACTGGTCAGGCTCAGAGGGTGTGACCCCTGGGGTCGGGAGAATTGACCATGGGTCTCTCGTCATGGTGGTCATTTCTGACAGGGCAGGGAGACAGAAGTAAGCAGGGAGGTTGAACGTACAGGGCATTACAACTAAGATGGGCCATGTGTTCAGCAGAAATTTCGAGGGTGGGTCAGGCTGGTGGTTGGATGCATGGACAGGGTCTGGTGTCAGCACTGGGCTCTCATGCTGATGAGACCCAGGAGGCCGTGAGACTGTGAGTTTCTTGAGGGGAAGTGTTTGATCAGATACCCCTGCGTGGTTGGGGACCACGTGACTGTTCCCTGCTGCCTGTATGTGGAGGAgaggttgggggcgggggtgttGAGAAGAGGCCCCTCAGGGAGCCACTTCTCTGTGTGGCTCCGAGGGACCCTCTCCATGGTGATGGTCGGGAAGACATGTGGAAACCTCTGACCCTTCAGGCACCCAGTGTCTCCAGAGATAAACTGCTGCTTTCTCAGTTATTCTTTGAAAGTGCGTGCCAGggtgtgtgctttttaaaaataggaatggtAGTGTACTGCACAAATTGTTTCAAACCTCGCCTTTTCAGTTCCCTCTGTAACCTTGGAGATTGTCTGCTTGTTAGTATTTCTAAGTGGAATTGCCTCATTCTTTTCAAAACTCGGAGAGATTCCATTCTAATGTCTGTACTTGATTCCTTTAATCTTCTGTGGGacagtttccattttttataaGGTTTCGCCTTTACAGATGGTGCGTTAACACCTATATCCATGTGGTTGGATAAAATACAGAGTTTTGATTGCAGGATACATTTCTAAAAGTGGCATTGCTGGGTTAGAGAAGGTGTGCATTTTGCAATGTTGGCAGATATTATCCAGTGTTGTGGATTTGTACTCCTGTGACTCACATCCAGGAGTGCACGTTTCTCTACACACGCAGTTCTGAGTAAGCTCAGTTGGTAATTTTTCCCCGGGACAATGAAGAGCATACCTCACTGCAGTTCGTGAGCATGGATATCGTGTCAAAGGTTAAAGAGAGACTTGTTCTCCGGTTTCTCTGAACTGTCTGTGCACGTCCTCTGCTGGGTCtcctgtctgtgtctccattagGGATGTTAGCCTGTGATGTCCTTTCCTGGTCCTTTGTAGATGAATTTGAGTCCAGCGAGCATGTTCTCAAGGCCTTGAGCGGTGCTGTCTGGGGACACGGGGACCCAGTCCCTCACTTGATGCCTCCTCATTTAGGCCTGGGCCGCAGTGGGGAGCTCAAGATCAGAGGTTTTGTGTGCAGGGAGCCCTGAGTTGTCATGCTCCAGGCTGATGGGTCTCCAGGTTGTGACGATGGGCCCCAACCTCAGACAGGACGTGTCCTCGTGACCCTGGGAGCCGGGCCAGAGGGCGTTCCCCACTGAGGTTTTTACAGGGTTTATTTCTGTAAAAGACAACTGAAGCTCCTTGTCTGTGTCTCTCAGGGAGCCGACAGCATCACCACGTACACCTTCAATACCCACAAGGCGCAGCACACCTTCTGTAAGCGCTGTGGCGTCCAGAGCTTTTATTCTCCCCGCTCTAACCCTGGAGGCTTCGGTGAGTGGAATGGGGGCAAGCTCAGGGCACCAACGCCCTGTGGCCACCTGGGGTGAGACACGCTCTGGAACGGGTGCTGGAGTCTCTGGCCATCCTCCTGCCTGGCCAGGCCTCTCCCTCACGTGTGTGAGAGGAGCTGGGCTCGCCCACTGAACTCTTCGCAGACACGGCATAGCCtggccctgggcctccagagaccTTCCGGTCCTGACTCGTATTTCCTGCTGCTGTGGGAGCTGGATGCTGCCGGGGGGCCCACTGCAGGGGGAGGACATGGGCCTGGGGTGGCGGGGGTGGCATGTGAAGGAGGTGAGGATGAACAGCAGTGATGATGCCAGTAAAACTGGGCTTGTTCAAACACAAACAAGGAAACCCCAGGTCCCTCTTCTTGGATCTGGGGGCAAAACCACCCTTAGACAGTTAAGAATGACACCAGCTGCTATGCAAATCGGGTAGGAAGTAGCCATGGAGGCTGCTTCTGGAAGCCTGCAGCCTCCAGGACTGCATGGGCCAGCTGTCTTGAGCCTTGGGGGGGCCTGACGTCACCCTGCCCGCCTACCCTTCTTCCCATAGAGCTCCTGTCTGCTCCTTTCCTGCTACACGGAGCGTCTTTCCCGCCTGCCTTCCTGTACGGATGGGGACATATTTAAAGCTGAGAAAGTTACCCCTCAGTGCCCTGGATGAGGCCTGTGAATTCCTCAGGCTGCCCAGCAGAGGTGGCTCCAGGCTCAAGCCTTTCTCTTTTGTCCTCTCAGCTCGATGTTGAATGACAGTCAGCCCTGGCCACCCCTGAGCCCCGTTTGAGAGAAGGAGAGTGAGCCAGGAGCTGCCGTGGTGAGCTGTGGGGTGGGTTTGTCTGAGAGCCTTCCCGGCTTTCATGCCCACCTCCCTGCAGGGATTGCCCCCCACTGCCTGGATGAGGGCACCGTGCGCAGCGTGGTGGTGGAAGAGTTCAATGGCAGCGACTGGGAAAAGGCCATGAAGGAGCATAAGACCATCAAGAACATGTCCAAGGAGTGAGCTCCCACGCCTCCTGTCCAGGAAGGGCCTACGGCCTCTGCAGTCTGCTCCGGCCACCAGTGTCTTCAGGCAGCTCTTGTCCTCCCCTACCTGATTTTGACATAGGCTAGTTGATACCCTTCTGTCCCCCTTCCTGACTTTTGTGCGATCTtctagagaaataaatatttttaacattaaagcGGTTCCTCTGGTTTAtcgtcttccctgtcctttggtTTTGCTTCCGAGGCCAGTGGTTCAGTGGCAGGTAATTACTGAGCACTGTTATGGTTCTTGCAGCCTTGGcctggctggggggtggggtgggggggatggtgTCAAAGGACAAATGAGAGCTGGTGAGTGGTCACAAGCTACCCAAGCTGTGACAAGAACATGAACCCAGGAGTCTGGAGGAGAAGGAGCTAGTTGTGGAAAACCTCTGGGGGAGTGTGATGggagcctgtttctttttttttttaagtcaatcaGCTTCTgatccccccccgccccccctgccaattgtggtaaaatacacaaaattaattTCTAGTGCACAGCTCAGTGGTGCTGGGTATGTTTACGGTTTTGTGCCACCAATTTCCACAGctcttcattttgcaaaactgagCCCCCTCTACCCATCAACAATAACTTTGAGCCTATGTTTTTAAAGGAAGCAGGATTTGGGACAAGAAGAGAGAAGCAGCTGTGGACAGAGGTGTGGGCACAAGGTAAAGCCAGACTTGTGGTGGGAAGAAATAGAGggtcagaaagaaatagaagccGCCTGTGGCATCTTGGCTCTGTCCTATATGTGCTGGGAAGCCCTGAGGGCTCTAAACCGTCTTCCGACCCGTACCCTGCCACACCCTCCGTGTTCCATGTAGCTTCCTATCATAATCAGTGCTTTATTTATTACAATAAGATGCTTTCTTAAAGCATCCCTTCCATTACCAACTACTGGGTGTATATGTACATACCTAATGGCAAATGCTTAGTAAGTATTGCTCTTTGCTTTAGGAAAGTGACTTATGAAATTATCTGGGAGGGAGAGTAGACCAGAAAAAAGAGCAGGAGGAGGACATCCAGATGGACTGGGGTTCTGTGTGGTCACCACATCAGCTGAAGGCAGGTTGGAAGGAGCTGGTAAAACATTCTACAGGTGAAACAGGAGTTTATTATGGTGCAGTGAACATCCCCTCTGACCTGCCTCCCTCTTGCTGTGGCATATAAAACATATAGTTTTGTGTCTCCTAAAAacaaatgctaagtcacttcagtcgtgtcttcacgaccctgtggactgtagcccaccaggctcctctgtccatgagattttccaggcaagaatactggagtgggttgccattcctttctccaggggatctttgccacccagggatcaaactcaaatctcttatgtctctggcattgacaggtgaattctttactactagattctgtatggagaaggcaatggcaccccactccagtactcttgcctggaaaatcccgtggatggaggagcctggtgggctgcagtccatggggtcgctaagagtcggacacgactgagcgacttcactttcacttttcactttcatgcattggagaaggaaatggcaacccactccagtgttcttgcctggagaatc
Proteins encoded in this window:
- the CENPV gene encoding centromere protein V isoform X1, whose product is MRRARSGGATKPRGQKRPGTSRAPASAPSADRARRPAVQAGGGSRAAARQPAAKRRSPPVQEAGPGEPPPVPPLPPPPPSALTASELDLGEQRERWETFQKRQRLSFEGAAKLLLDTYEYQGLVKHTGGCHCGAVRFEVWASADLHIFDCNCSICKKKQNKHFIVPASRFKLLKGADSITTYTFNTHKAQHTFCKRCGVQSFYSPRSNPGGFGIAPHCLDEGTVRSVVVEEFNGSDWEKAMKEHKTIKNMSKE